A genomic stretch from Triplophysa dalaica isolate WHDGS20190420 chromosome 4, ASM1584641v1, whole genome shotgun sequence includes:
- the LOC130419936 gene encoding nucleus accumbens-associated protein 2, with translation MSQMLHVEIPNFGSTVLGSLNEQRLTGQYCDVSILVKGQAFKAHRAVLAASSLYFRDLFGSSTKAQFELPSSVTPACFQQILSFCYTGKLTMAASEQLVVMYTAGYLQIQHIVERGMDLMFKANSPHCDSATAAMDDPGSEPQSPNNNTASALGPPGWSPSLSAQARRIKLEGSEPLVNFGGVKRPVNSDGGRSGRGGPVFYAGFPIGVPSYAAAPGERSSPGVSSLPTTDSPTSYQNEDDEFEEESFDAEESYGQMCGRSANPYEISEKADVAAMALENRSCVLLRRDLVALPASLISQIGYRCHPKLYTEGDPGEKLELVGGTGVFMTRGQLMNCHLCAGIKHKVLLRRLLATFFDRNTLANSCGTGIRSSTSDPSRKPLDSRVLNAVKLYCQNFAPHFKESEMNVIAADMCTNARRVRKRWLPKIKSMLPDGMEVYQGSSAAVGAGLSIGSLPLAVQMPFESDFKNLLPSGLEQRIYAERKDPMRTHSLLVADASDLPAEGAEGTQTRPRLEEEDEEEEQQTDGTEGTLGAAPVFRPELRAGSVWPRLPRASRRRSLWRV, from the exons ATGTCCCAGATGCTACACGTGGAGATCCCAAACTTCGGCAGCACGGTGCTGGGCTCGCTGAACGAGCAGCGCTTAACGGGCCAGTACTGCGACGTCTCCATCCTGGTGAAGGGTCAGGCCTTCAAAGCTCACCGGGCCGTGCTGGCGGCCAGTAGCCTGTATTTCCGAGACCTCTTCGGCAGCAGCACCAAAGCCCAGTTCGAGCTGCCCTCGTCCGTCACGCCGGCCTGCTTCCAGCAGATTCTCTCCTTCTGCTACACTGGCAAGCTCACCATGGCAGCCAGCGAGCAGCTCGTGGTCATGTACACGGCCGGTTACCTTCAGATTCAGCACATCGTGGAGCGGGGCATGGACCTCATGTTCAAAGCCAACTCGCCCCACTGCGACTCGGCCACGGCCGCCATGGACGATCCGGGCTCGGAGCCACAGAGTCCCAATAACAACACCGCCTCTGCGCTAGGACCGCCGGGCTGGTCTCCATCTCTGTCGGCTCAGGCTCGCCGAATCAAGCTGGAGGGCTCCGAACCTCTTGTGAACTTCGGTGGGGTTAAAAGACCCGTCAACAGCGACGGAGGACGTTCGGGGCGAGGCGGTCCGGTGTTCTACGCTGGGTTCCCAATTGGTGTCCCGTCGTATGCTGCGGCCCCCGGAGAGCGCTCAAGTCCCGGAGTATCCAGCCTTCCGACCACCGACAGCCCAACGTCATATCAGAATGAAGATGATGAGTTTGAGGAAGAGTCGTTTGACGCTGAGGAGAGCTACGGTCAGATGTGTGGTCGCTCCGCTAACCCTTACGAGA TTTCTGAGAAAGCAGACGTGGCCGCCATGGCACTGGAGAACCGATCCTGTGTTCTGCTTCGCCGGGATCTGGTGGCTCTGCCCGCCAGCCTCATCAGTCAGATCGGTTATAGATGTCACCCCAAACTCTACACGGAGGGCGACCCCGGAGAGAAGCTGGAACTGGTTGGAG gcaCTGGTGTGTTCATGACCAGAGGTCAGCTGATGAACTGTCATCTGTGCGCCGGAATCAAACACAAGGTTCTCCTCAGACGACTACTCGCAACATTTTTCGACAG AAACACGTTAGCAAACAGCTGTGGGACGGGGATAAGATCCTCCACCAGTGACCCCAGCAGAAAACCCCTTGACAGTCGAGTCCTCAATGCTGTCAAAC TCTATTGTCAGAACTTTGCACCCCACTTCAAAGAGAGCGAGATGAACGTCATCGCCGCCGACATGTGCACCAACGCTCGGCGCGTGCGGAAACGCTGGCTGCCCAAGATCAAGTCCATGCTGCCGGACGGGATGGAGGTTTATCAGGGCTCATCGGCGGCCGTCGGCGCGGGTCTCTCCATCGGCAGCCTCCCGCTGGCCGTTCAGATGCCCTTCGAGTCTGACTTTAAGAATCTTCTTCCGTCGGGCCTGGAGCAGAGGATTTACGCTGAGCGCAAAGACCCTATGAGAACTCACTCACTGCTGGTCGCCGACGCCTCTGATCTGCCCGCAGAGGGAGCTGAGGGGACCCAGACGAGACCACGGCTCGAggaagaggatgaggaggaagagCAGCAGACCGACGGCACAGAGGGGACGTTAGGAGCGGCTCCCGTCTTCCGTCCAGAGCTGAGGGCGGGGTCGGTGTGGCCACGCCTCCCACGGGCCAGCAGGAGGAGGAGTTTGTGGAGGGTCTGA